One part of the Candidatus Kouleothrix ribensis genome encodes these proteins:
- a CDS encoding tyrosine-type recombinase/integrase, translated as MPASSWPVSARHSADSLLLLAGASIADVKEILGHSSIAVTAAIYLHSYEDTKRDAIAGVAQLLRARKVG; from the coding sequence GTGCCGGCCAGCTCCTGGCCGGTCTCTGCGCGGCATAGCGCCGACTCGCTGTTGCTGCTGGCCGGCGCCAGCATTGCCGACGTGAAAGAGATCCTGGGGCATTCCTCGATCGCCGTTACTGCTGCGATCTACCTGCACAGCTACGAAGACACCAAGCGCGATGCTATCGCCGGCGTGGCCCAGCTGCTGCGCGCTCGAAAGGTGGGGTAA
- a CDS encoding response regulator encodes MAAVRILVAEDNELVALTLEEQLKGLGYDVIGLARTGAEAIDLAGRLGPDLIIMDIRMPEVEGTEAAARINQQRPVPIVMLTAYTDRDTIRKAELAGALGYLVKPVNEAELSPAINIALARYKEIAALRGQVVELEESLEARKLVERAKGILMQRLGLSERDAYERLRQRARDKRAKMKDIAQAIIEAEELLGS; translated from the coding sequence ATGGCTGCTGTCCGCATTCTGGTAGCAGAAGACAACGAGTTGGTCGCCTTGACGCTTGAGGAGCAGCTGAAAGGGTTGGGGTATGACGTGATTGGGCTAGCGCGCACCGGCGCCGAAGCGATCGATCTGGCGGGGCGGCTCGGGCCAGACCTGATTATTATGGATATTCGCATGCCCGAGGTTGAGGGTACCGAGGCGGCCGCGCGGATCAATCAGCAGCGGCCGGTGCCGATCGTGATGCTGACGGCCTATACCGATCGTGATACCATTCGCAAGGCCGAGCTGGCCGGCGCGCTGGGCTACCTGGTGAAGCCAGTGAACGAGGCCGAGCTTTCGCCGGCGATCAATATCGCGCTGGCGCGCTACAAAGAGATCGCCGCGCTGCGCGGCCAGGTCGTCGAGCTGGAGGAGTCGCTCGAGGCGCGCAAGCTAGTCGAGCGGGCGAAAGGCATCCTGATGCAGCGTCTGGGCCTGAGCGAGCGCGATGCATACGAGCGGCTGCGCCAGCGTGCCCGCGATAAGCGCGCGAAGATGAAGGATATCGCCCAGGCGATCATTGAGGCCGAGGAGCTGCTAGGCTCGTAG
- a CDS encoding beta-lactamase family protein — protein sequence MALPDQLDAIVTGAITRRVFPGAVVLIAQAGATLHHAAYGTLVYDSGAVPVAHDTIYDIASLTKMFTATAALRLIDAGQLDLHMPAARYLPELRAHTVTIWHLLTHTSGLEIRLSALRHAGSAQLWARVFALAPARPPGTSVAYTNVNSLLLGEIVARLVGTPLDRALAQLVIEPLGLASTQFCPPEHLHARIAPTERDEEWRGGLVHGSVHDESAHMLGGVAGHAGLFSSAADLAQFGRMWLSAITGAAPGAPLLSPRLARLAASNQTPALSLGCGLGWMIDRPNFMGAAPAGTLGHTGFTGPAIIVSPARQRLVVVLSNRVYPRRSEPAHHQITAAIVAAALAAQASEQ from the coding sequence ATGGCGCTTCCTGATCAGCTCGATGCGATTGTCACCGGCGCGATCACGCGGCGGGTGTTCCCCGGCGCAGTGGTGCTGATCGCACAGGCCGGCGCGACGCTACACCACGCTGCGTATGGCACGCTGGTGTACGATTCTGGCGCGGTGCCGGTGGCCCACGACACGATCTACGACATCGCCTCGCTGACGAAAATGTTCACCGCAACGGCGGCACTGCGCCTGATCGATGCCGGGCAGCTGGATCTGCATATGCCAGCCGCGCGCTACCTGCCCGAGCTACGTGCGCACACGGTAACGATCTGGCATCTGCTGACGCACACCTCGGGGCTGGAGATCCGGCTTTCGGCGCTGCGGCACGCCGGCAGCGCGCAGCTGTGGGCGCGGGTTTTCGCGCTGGCGCCGGCGCGGCCGCCCGGCACGAGTGTGGCCTACACCAATGTGAACTCGCTGCTGCTGGGCGAGATCGTGGCGCGGCTGGTGGGTACCCCGCTCGACCGCGCGCTGGCGCAGCTGGTGATCGAGCCGCTCGGCCTGGCAAGCACGCAGTTCTGCCCGCCCGAACACCTGCATGCGCGGATCGCCCCGACCGAGCGGGATGAGGAGTGGCGCGGCGGGCTGGTGCATGGCAGCGTTCACGACGAGAGCGCGCACATGCTTGGCGGCGTGGCCGGCCACGCCGGGCTATTCAGCAGCGCGGCCGACCTTGCGCAGTTTGGCCGGATGTGGCTGAGCGCGATTACCGGCGCGGCGCCCGGCGCGCCGCTGCTGTCGCCCAGGCTTGCGCGGCTGGCGGCCAGCAACCAGACGCCGGCGCTGAGCCTGGGCTGTGGGCTAGGCTGGATGATCGACCGGCCGAACTTCATGGGTGCGGCGCCGGCCGGTACGCTTGGGCACACCGGCTTCACCGGCCCGGCGATCATCGTGAGCCCGGCGCGCCAGCGGCTGGTGGTTGTGCTGAGTAACCGCGTATACCCACGCCGCAGCGAGCCGGCGCACCACCAGATCACCGCCGCGATTGTGGCGGCAGCACTCGCTGCGCAGGCCAGCGAGCAATGA
- a CDS encoding right-handed parallel beta-helix repeat-containing protein, with product MLLAALLFLGVAILLAIFFPPASSSNPTPTASGPSLASSTDAAGVRATVAAATPGALVQATAGGASRPAGGAATPAGYPAPNGVAEQPSAAALPEQRLTTTPPTAQPPTTPASPSELPIFSPSRPTQPAAGGVGGPQQQPYPAPQTPIATFAQPTSVRSSTTQQTSPAISPTDPVFDETETDTPEPSAAATAEPQPTRAPEPAATPRPPQPTPTPAPTAVPVDVLRGTVRWTAAQSPIVLRRDQQVIAGATLIIEPGAEVRLAPGVSIFVDGTVYALGQPNRPVRIVGSERQRWEGIFGRPGANITMEHTHIRGGGAGGTVLLSEGGNLTLHNAHINDNGGHVQVNDSRLELRDSEIAGNDMPYGSALEASYGSGGGVILTNNRIGGNRMQPGTSPVRISNQSTFDTLNLDLRGNLLVGSEGPDIVLSTNGPLLGGLTCNAFVGGTNGLSVRSETPQVPGFALNVRDNATEKHTPPIIPEYLRYGIGRGATSEIALDMRSNWWGSALGPYEPDRHADGRGEAVGDNIEFAPWLTERPTCAPIQ from the coding sequence ATGCTGCTGGCCGCGCTGCTGTTCTTAGGCGTGGCAATTCTCCTGGCGATTTTCTTCCCACCGGCCTCGTCGAGCAACCCAACCCCAACCGCATCCGGGCCGAGCCTGGCCAGTAGCACTGATGCTGCGGGTGTGCGGGCGACGGTAGCGGCCGCGACGCCGGGCGCATTGGTGCAGGCCACTGCGGGTGGTGCGAGCCGGCCGGCGGGTGGCGCCGCGACACCGGCGGGCTACCCGGCGCCGAATGGCGTGGCCGAGCAGCCCAGCGCAGCGGCGCTGCCGGAGCAGCGGCTGACGACCACACCACCGACTGCGCAGCCCCCAACTACGCCGGCCAGCCCGAGCGAGCTACCGATCTTCTCGCCGAGCCGCCCCACCCAACCGGCCGCTGGTGGGGTGGGCGGGCCGCAGCAGCAGCCGTACCCGGCACCGCAGACCCCGATCGCGACATTTGCGCAGCCCACGAGTGTGCGCTCGAGCACCACGCAGCAAACCAGCCCGGCGATCTCGCCGACCGATCCGGTCTTCGATGAGACCGAGACCGATACGCCCGAGCCGTCGGCAGCTGCGACGGCAGAGCCGCAGCCGACGCGTGCGCCCGAGCCGGCCGCGACACCCCGCCCGCCCCAGCCGACGCCCACACCCGCGCCGACGGCGGTGCCAGTGGATGTGCTGCGCGGCACGGTGCGCTGGACGGCGGCGCAGAGTCCGATCGTGCTCAGGCGCGACCAGCAGGTGATCGCGGGTGCCACGCTGATCATCGAGCCGGGTGCCGAGGTGCGGCTTGCGCCCGGCGTGTCGATCTTTGTCGACGGCACCGTGTATGCGCTCGGCCAGCCCAACCGGCCGGTGCGGATCGTCGGCAGCGAGCGCCAGCGCTGGGAGGGCATTTTTGGCCGGCCGGGCGCGAACATCACCATGGAGCACACCCACATCCGTGGCGGCGGGGCGGGTGGCACGGTGCTGCTGAGCGAGGGCGGCAACCTGACGCTGCACAACGCGCATATCAACGACAATGGCGGGCATGTGCAAGTGAACGATAGCCGGCTCGAGCTGCGCGATAGCGAGATCGCCGGCAACGACATGCCCTACGGCTCGGCGCTCGAGGCCAGCTATGGCAGCGGAGGCGGCGTGATCCTGACGAATAACCGCATCGGCGGCAACCGCATGCAGCCAGGCACCTCGCCGGTGCGGATCAGCAACCAGAGCACCTTCGATACGCTCAACCTCGATCTGCGCGGTAACCTGCTGGTAGGCAGCGAAGGCCCCGACATTGTGCTCTCGACCAATGGCCCGCTGCTGGGTGGCCTGACCTGCAATGCGTTTGTAGGCGGCACGAACGGCCTGAGCGTGCGCAGCGAGACGCCGCAGGTGCCGGGGTTTGCGCTGAATGTGCGCGACAACGCGACTGAGAAGCACACGCCGCCGATCATCCCCGAATACCTGCGCTATGGAATCGGGCGCGGCGCCACCAGCGAGATCGCGCTAGACATGCGCAGCAACTGGTGGGGTAGCGCGCTTGGCCCATACGAGCCTGATCGGCATGCCGATGGGCGCGGCGAGGCGGTTGGCGATAATATCGAGTTTGCCCCCTGGCTGACCGAACGCCCGACCTGCGCCCCCATTCAGTAG
- a CDS encoding IS66 family transposase produces MTLLEEHTRLQADHAQLQTEHAELRALVVQLHAQLAAAQQRIAELEQQHTDPPPFVKSNRPKSAEPKPKRKKRAPHHNHGRKRMTPTRSVAHALERCPDCAYRLQGHSLDYAREVLELPEPQPIEVIEHRIIKRFCPHCKRWHSPKLDLDGVVLGQGRIGVRIASLIAYLRTTLRLPIRRIQAYLSSLHQLHLSTGEIVELLHQLRRTLQDELTQLKQAARASPILHGDETSWRENGQNGYIWAFSTPGDDAIRYYEYDHSRSQVVLKRILDGKFHGHLVSDFYGGYNAYAGKHQRCWTHLLRDLHALKAAHPQDTDVLAWAQSVRALYDQAHTWLDNHPEPSQAERECAYVALTSGSHQLGLQYARASTHACGALAKRLLRHEDELFQFVLIAGLSASNNLAERSIRPLVVCRKIGGGSRSKEGTKTRMGLASLFETWQARKLNPFDECLKRLKELASAPRETPLPQI; encoded by the coding sequence ATGACGCTCCTTGAGGAACATACACGCTTGCAAGCTGACCATGCCCAGCTGCAGACCGAGCATGCCGAACTCCGCGCCTTGGTCGTGCAACTGCACGCGCAGTTGGCTGCTGCGCAGCAGCGCATTGCTGAATTGGAGCAGCAGCACACTGACCCGCCGCCCTTTGTCAAGTCCAATCGTCCCAAATCCGCTGAACCCAAACCAAAGCGCAAGAAGCGTGCGCCACACCACAATCACGGTCGTAAGCGTATGACACCTACCCGTAGCGTTGCGCATGCGCTCGAACGCTGCCCCGACTGTGCCTATCGCTTGCAGGGCCACAGCCTCGATTATGCACGTGAGGTACTGGAACTGCCCGAACCGCAGCCCATCGAGGTCATTGAGCACCGCATCATCAAACGCTTCTGTCCGCACTGCAAACGCTGGCACAGCCCCAAGCTCGACCTGGACGGCGTGGTGCTCGGTCAGGGGCGCATCGGCGTGCGGATCGCCAGCTTGATTGCCTATCTGCGCACCACCTTGCGCTTGCCCATTCGGCGTATTCAGGCCTATTTGAGCAGCCTGCACCAGTTGCACCTCAGCACGGGTGAAATTGTCGAACTCCTGCATCAGCTCCGTCGCACGCTCCAAGACGAGCTGACCCAGCTCAAGCAGGCGGCGCGGGCGAGCCCGATCCTGCACGGCGATGAAACCAGCTGGCGTGAGAATGGGCAAAACGGCTATATCTGGGCCTTCTCGACGCCAGGCGACGACGCCATCCGTTATTATGAATATGACCACAGCCGCTCCCAAGTGGTGCTCAAGCGCATCTTGGATGGCAAGTTTCACGGGCACTTGGTGAGTGACTTTTATGGTGGCTACAACGCGTATGCGGGCAAGCATCAACGCTGCTGGACGCACCTGCTGCGTGATCTGCACGCACTCAAAGCGGCGCATCCGCAGGACACGGACGTGCTGGCATGGGCGCAGTCGGTGCGGGCGCTCTATGATCAGGCGCACACGTGGCTGGACAACCACCCGGAGCCGAGTCAGGCGGAGCGCGAGTGTGCGTATGTGGCGTTGACCAGTGGCAGCCATCAACTCGGGCTCCAGTACGCTAGAGCGTCCACGCATGCGTGCGGTGCGCTCGCCAAGCGGTTGCTGCGGCACGAAGATGAGCTGTTCCAGTTCGTGCTCATTGCGGGCTTGAGTGCGAGCAATAATCTGGCCGAACGCTCCATCCGTCCGCTGGTGGTTTGCCGCAAGATCGGTGGTGGCTCGCGCAGCAAGGAAGGAACCAAGACGCGCATGGGGCTTGCCAGTTTATTTGAGACCTGGCAGGCGCGCAAGCTCAACCCCTTCGATGAGTGCCTCAAACGGCTCAAGGAATTGGCGTCCGCTCCTCGCGAAACTCCTTTACCCCAAATCTGA
- a CDS encoding sortase, with amino-acid sequence MKRFWAPIALPRSARLFSWRNRPPTLPLSGRARLFWTFGNLFMLVGMVLLLYVGGIYAQADYARYAARGDTDLPAPVAVVPQADQEPAPFVAPLLGTADSSSGQIVGAVPTDAADHTSMITRVAIPSINVDSKVVEVGWELQKQSGQTVALWQVAEYAVGQHRGSANPGEGGNIVLAGHVGGYGKVFKDLFYVKPGDQITLYSNGQQYLYTVATRLLVAEEGVSAEQHAANAQLIAPTSHELVTLVTCWPPKGPDKFTQRVIVQALPYSPASSAADSAQSSWSIR; translated from the coding sequence ATGAAACGTTTCTGGGCACCAATAGCATTACCCCGATCAGCCCGGCTGTTCAGCTGGCGTAACCGGCCGCCTACACTGCCGCTGAGCGGGCGTGCCCGGCTGTTCTGGACCTTCGGCAACCTGTTTATGCTCGTCGGCATGGTGCTGCTGCTGTATGTCGGCGGCATCTACGCCCAGGCCGACTATGCCCGCTACGCTGCGCGCGGCGATACCGACCTGCCTGCGCCTGTGGCAGTGGTGCCGCAGGCCGACCAAGAGCCGGCGCCGTTTGTCGCTCCGCTGCTTGGTACCGCCGATAGTTCAAGCGGCCAGATCGTCGGGGCAGTGCCTACAGATGCTGCCGACCACACCTCGATGATCACCCGCGTGGCCATCCCAAGTATCAACGTCGACTCAAAGGTCGTTGAGGTTGGCTGGGAGCTACAGAAACAGAGCGGGCAAACCGTTGCGCTCTGGCAGGTGGCCGAGTACGCAGTCGGCCAACATCGTGGCTCGGCCAACCCCGGCGAGGGCGGGAATATTGTCCTGGCCGGCCACGTCGGCGGCTATGGCAAGGTCTTCAAAGATTTATTTTATGTCAAGCCGGGTGACCAGATCACACTCTACAGTAACGGCCAGCAATACCTCTACACCGTCGCCACGCGCCTGCTTGTGGCTGAGGAAGGTGTCTCAGCCGAGCAGCATGCCGCCAACGCCCAGCTGATCGCCCCGACGAGCCACGAGCTAGTGACACTGGTAACCTGCTGGCCGCCGAAAGGCCCCGACAAATTCACGCAGCGGGTGATCGTGCAGGCATTGCCATACAGCCCGGCAAGCTCGGCTGCCGACTCAGCACAGAGCAGCTGGTCGATCCGCTAA
- the recA gene encoding recombinase RecA, with product MSISPEKEKALAAAMSQIDRKYGKGSIMKMGEAGAKLSIDVIPTGAIALDIALGVGGVPRGRVIEIYGPESSGKTTLAQHIVAQTQKMGGVAAFIDAEHAFDPLYAARCGVDTNNLLVSQPDFGEQALEICEMLVRSNAVDLIVIDSVAALVPRAEIEGDMGDSLPGLQARLMSQALRKLSGAISKSRTAVIFLNQLRMKIGVMFGSPETTTGGQALKFYASVRMDIRRIETLKSGQEAIGMRSRVKVVKNKVAPPFRQAEFDIMANEGISRAGNILDVATELEIIRKSGAWFYLGEDRLGQGRENAKQFLNENPALADEIERLIRAQAMAAPAVVAEVEAGGDDGLFEE from the coding sequence ATGTCCATCTCGCCTGAGAAGGAAAAGGCCCTGGCGGCGGCAATGAGCCAGATCGATCGCAAGTACGGCAAAGGCTCGATCATGAAGATGGGCGAGGCCGGCGCCAAGCTGAGCATCGACGTCATTCCCACCGGCGCGATTGCACTCGACATCGCACTTGGCGTCGGCGGGGTGCCGCGCGGGCGCGTGATCGAGATCTACGGCCCTGAGTCGAGCGGTAAGACCACGCTGGCCCAGCATATCGTGGCGCAGACGCAAAAGATGGGCGGGGTAGCCGCATTCATCGACGCCGAACATGCCTTCGATCCACTCTACGCCGCACGTTGTGGCGTCGACACCAACAACCTGCTGGTGTCACAACCAGATTTTGGTGAGCAGGCGCTCGAGATCTGCGAGATGCTCGTGCGCTCCAACGCGGTCGACCTGATAGTGATCGACTCGGTCGCTGCGCTGGTGCCGCGCGCCGAGATCGAAGGCGACATGGGCGACTCGCTGCCCGGCCTGCAGGCCCGCCTGATGAGCCAGGCGCTGCGCAAGCTCTCGGGTGCGATCAGCAAATCGCGCACGGCCGTTATCTTCCTCAACCAGCTGCGCATGAAGATCGGCGTGATGTTCGGCTCGCCCGAAACTACCACCGGCGGCCAGGCACTCAAGTTCTACGCCTCGGTGCGCATGGACATCCGCCGGATCGAGACGCTCAAATCCGGCCAGGAGGCGATCGGCATGCGCTCGCGCGTGAAAGTTGTGAAGAACAAGGTTGCGCCGCCGTTTCGCCAGGCCGAATTCGATATCATGGCCAACGAGGGCATCTCGCGCGCCGGCAATATCCTCGACGTTGCCACCGAGCTCGAGATCATCCGCAAGAGCGGCGCCTGGTTCTACCTGGGCGAGGATCGCCTGGGCCAGGGTCGCGAGAACGCGAAGCAGTTTCTGAACGAGAACCCGGCGCTGGCCGATGAGATCGAGCGGCTGATCCGCGCCCAGGCCATGGCCGCGCCGGCCGTGGTGGCCGAGGTCGAGGCCGGTGGCGACGACGGCCTATTTGAAGAGTAG
- a CDS encoding RecX family transcriptional regulator, protein MPAGTITSLRAQLNDSERVNVFIDGAFALGVSLTTISRAGLYVGKQISADEYAQLEQVESGDKAFQAALRFIEARPRSSAEIRSRLERKEFAPEAITSALERLSRLGLIDDAAFARLWVEHRQNSRPRSTSALRDELRRKGIDTDVVTAILNDQALIGDAAEQAMAVARGALHKYRDAADRNTFTRRMGGYLQRRGFGFEIIRPIIDQLWVEIHHTANHEEEQ, encoded by the coding sequence ATGCCAGCCGGAACCATCACCAGCCTGCGGGCACAGCTGAACGATAGCGAGCGCGTGAATGTGTTTATCGACGGCGCATTCGCGCTAGGCGTGAGCCTGACCACGATCTCGCGCGCCGGGCTGTACGTCGGCAAGCAGATCAGCGCCGACGAATACGCGCAGCTCGAGCAGGTCGAGAGCGGCGACAAAGCCTTTCAGGCCGCGCTGCGCTTCATCGAAGCCCGCCCACGCTCATCGGCCGAGATTCGCAGCCGGCTCGAGCGCAAGGAGTTCGCACCCGAGGCGATCACCAGCGCACTCGAGCGGCTGAGCCGGCTTGGGCTGATCGACGATGCGGCCTTTGCGCGCCTGTGGGTCGAGCATCGCCAAAACTCGCGGCCGCGCAGCACCAGCGCACTGCGCGACGAGCTGCGCCGTAAGGGCATCGATACCGATGTAGTGACGGCGATCCTCAACGACCAAGCGCTGATCGGCGATGCAGCCGAGCAGGCCATGGCCGTAGCACGCGGCGCGCTGCATAAATACCGCGACGCAGCCGATCGCAACACCTTCACCCGCCGCATGGGCGGCTACCTGCAGCGGCGCGGCTTCGGCTTCGAGATCATTCGCCCGATCATCGATCAACTCTGGGTCGAAATCCACCATACGGCCAACCACGAAGAAGAGCAGTAA
- a CDS encoding MBL fold metallo-hydrolase: MPDIQYLGHSCFRLRGRDGIVLCDPYDRSVGAEIGRPTAHIVTVSHQHPDHANVAAVKPMRERLFLIEGPGEYEVGGVMIAGVRTFHDKLKGAERGSNSVYVIHLDDVVFCHLGDLGHELTTHQLDEIGNVDVLFIPVGGDETISPAEAVGVISQIEPRIVIPMHYAMSDQRSFTSDLASIEKFAHEVGIKEIVAEEKVTITAANLPAEGEQTRFIIMKPSI, translated from the coding sequence ATGCCAGATATTCAATACCTTGGCCATTCCTGCTTTCGCCTGCGCGGCCGCGACGGAATCGTGCTGTGCGATCCATACGACCGGTCGGTCGGCGCCGAGATCGGCCGGCCAACCGCGCATATTGTGACGGTCAGCCATCAGCACCCCGACCACGCCAACGTCGCGGCGGTCAAGCCCATGCGCGAGCGGCTGTTCCTGATCGAAGGCCCCGGCGAATACGAGGTCGGCGGCGTGATGATCGCCGGTGTGCGCACCTTTCACGACAAACTCAAAGGCGCCGAGCGCGGGAGCAATAGTGTCTACGTCATTCACCTCGACGACGTGGTGTTCTGCCATCTGGGCGACCTTGGCCATGAGCTAACGACCCACCAGCTCGACGAGATCGGCAATGTCGACGTGCTGTTCATCCCGGTCGGCGGCGACGAAACGATCAGCCCGGCCGAGGCCGTCGGCGTGATCAGCCAGATCGAGCCGCGCATTGTTATACCCATGCACTACGCTATGTCCGACCAGCGCAGCTTCACCAGCGACCTGGCCTCGATCGAAAAGTTTGCCCACGAGGTCGGGATCAAAGAGATCGTTGCTGAAGAAAAAGTAACCATCACGGCCGCAAATTTGCCGGCTGAGGGCGAACAGACTCGCTTCATTATTATGAAGCCTAGTATTTGA
- a CDS encoding CTP synthase, which produces MAKYIFVTGGVASSVGKGITVASIGRLLKSRGLHVSVQKLDPYINVDPGTMSPYQHGEVFVTEDGAETDLDLGHYERFIDEHLSRLSNVTTGQIYSSVIQKERRGDYLGGTIQVIPHITNEIKGRIAAVARQSNADVVIVEIGGTVGDIEGLPFLEAIRQMRKDVGRDNVLYIHVTLLPHIGATGEVKTKPTQHSVMELRRVGITADVIVCRADHAISDEIREKVALFADVDAEAVIPMPTVETIYEVPLVLEETGLGNYLVSRLALPAAAPDLRDWQQLVHQIKTPKRRLPIAIVGKYVELHDAYLSVAEALRHAGLHQGIDVDLKWVSSEVIEREGTDDWLNDVYGIVVPGGFGYRGVEGKIATAEYARATNVPYLGLCLGMQCATIAFARHVMGTLDANSTEFVPHTPHPVIDFMPDQLDITDKGGTMRLGVYPCALKPGSKAARAYNTDMVDERHRHRFEFNNKYRGLLENAGLVISGQSPDGRLVEIIELRDHPWFVASQFHPEFLSRPNRPHPLFHDFIAAALHTFREGDQRPLPLEDVIVGSNGTSLLQAVGAK; this is translated from the coding sequence ATGGCAAAGTACATCTTCGTCACAGGTGGTGTAGCGTCTTCGGTCGGTAAGGGCATCACGGTCGCGTCGATTGGGCGATTGCTGAAGAGCCGCGGTCTGCACGTGTCGGTTCAGAAGCTCGACCCATATATCAATGTCGACCCAGGCACGATGTCGCCGTACCAGCATGGCGAGGTATTCGTCACCGAAGACGGCGCAGAGACCGACCTAGACCTGGGGCATTACGAGCGCTTCATCGATGAGCATCTTTCACGATTGAGCAATGTCACCACCGGGCAGATCTACTCCTCGGTGATCCAGAAAGAGCGGCGCGGCGACTATCTGGGTGGCACCATCCAGGTCATCCCACACATCACGAACGAAATCAAGGGCCGCATCGCCGCTGTCGCACGCCAGTCGAACGCCGACGTGGTGATCGTCGAGATCGGCGGCACCGTCGGCGACATTGAGGGGCTGCCGTTCCTCGAGGCCATTCGGCAGATGCGCAAGGATGTCGGGCGCGATAACGTGCTGTATATACACGTCACGTTATTGCCTCACATCGGCGCCACTGGTGAAGTCAAAACCAAGCCGACCCAGCACTCGGTGATGGAGCTGCGCCGTGTCGGCATCACGGCCGACGTGATCGTCTGCCGCGCCGATCATGCCATCTCCGACGAGATTCGCGAGAAGGTCGCGCTGTTCGCCGATGTCGATGCCGAGGCGGTCATTCCCATGCCCACGGTCGAGACGATCTACGAGGTGCCGCTAGTGCTCGAGGAGACCGGCCTGGGGAACTACCTGGTGTCGCGGCTGGCCCTGCCGGCCGCCGCACCCGACCTGCGCGACTGGCAGCAGCTCGTGCATCAGATCAAAACGCCCAAACGCCGCCTGCCGATCGCGATCGTTGGCAAGTATGTCGAGCTACACGATGCTTACCTGAGCGTGGCCGAGGCGCTACGCCACGCCGGCCTGCACCAGGGCATCGATGTCGATCTGAAGTGGGTCTCATCGGAGGTGATCGAGCGCGAAGGCACCGACGATTGGCTGAACGATGTGTATGGGATTGTGGTGCCAGGAGGCTTTGGCTATCGCGGCGTCGAGGGTAAGATCGCCACTGCCGAGTATGCCCGCGCCACCAACGTGCCCTACCTGGGCCTGTGCCTGGGCATGCAGTGCGCAACGATCGCATTCGCGCGCCATGTGATGGGGACGCTCGACGCGAACAGCACCGAGTTCGTGCCGCATACGCCGCACCCGGTGATCGACTTCATGCCCGATCAGCTCGATATCACCGATAAAGGCGGCACCATGCGCCTGGGTGTGTATCCGTGTGCACTCAAGCCGGGCAGCAAGGCGGCCAGGGCCTACAACACCGATATGGTCGACGAGCGCCACCGGCATCGCTTCGAATTCAACAACAAGTATCGCGGCCTGCTCGAGAACGCCGGCCTGGTGATCAGCGGCCAGTCGCCCGATGGCCGGCTCGTCGAGATCATCGAGCTGCGCGATCACCCATGGTTCGTGGCATCGCAGTTCCATCCCGAGTTCCTATCGCGCCCCAACCGGCCGCACCCGCTGTTCCACGACTTCATTGCGGCGGCGTTGCACACATTCCGCGAGGGCGACCAGCGCCCGCTGCCGCTTGAAGATGTGATCGTCGGCAGCAACGGCACCAGCCTGCTGCAGGCGGTTGGCGCGAAATAG